A DNA window from Setaria viridis chromosome 2, Setaria_viridis_v4.0, whole genome shotgun sequence contains the following coding sequences:
- the LOC117842993 gene encoding uncharacterized protein — MQEPGRRPAPPFAGVDLRRPKGYPAPAARAAEEPASASSASAQAQPPAGDPCPRCESRDTKFCYYNNYNTSQPRHFCKSCRRYWTKGGSLRNVPVGGGTRKSSSSSSASSSSLAAAPKSTKRSKNSKRRRVAPAPDPVPATEASATTTRVANNAPVPAPSTVAAAMVVATGKPTASKPAPPVAAAEKTTAPEPAATVAAMDEKLTAPPAAVGCFTSEPSTAPGLGLADVGCGGGKELPPDPNHFEWPSGCDLGSYWSTGVFADTDPALFLNLP, encoded by the coding sequence ATGCAGGAGCCCGGgcgccggcccgcgccgccgttcgcGGGCGTCGACCTCCGCAGGCCCAAGGGCtacccggcgccggcggcgagggcggcggaggagcccgcgtccgcgtcgtcggcgtcggcgcaggcgcagccgcccgccggcgacccGTGCCCGCGGTGCGAGTCGCGGGACACCAAGTTCTGCTACTACAACAACTACAACACGTCGCAGCCGCGCCACTTCTGCAAGTCGTGCCGACGCTACTGGACCAAGGGCGGATCCCTCCGCAACgtccccgtcggcggcggcacccgcaagagctcgtcgtcgtcgtcggcctctTCTTCATCGCTCGCCGCTGCGCCCAAGAGCACGAAGCGGTCGAAGaactccaagcgccgccgcgtcgccccgGCCCCGGACCCCGTCCCCGCCACGGaggcctccgccaccaccacccgcgtCGCGAACAACGCACCGGTGCCCGCGCCGTCGACGGTAGCCGCAGCGATGGTGGTCGCCACGGGCAAGCCTACCGCGTCGAAGCCCGCCCCGCCGGTTGCCGCCGCGGAGAAGACGACCGCTCCGGAGCCGGCAGCGACGGTTGCCGCCATGGATGAGAAGCTGACCGCTCCTCCGGCGGCCGTCGGCTGTTTCACGTCGGAGCCGTCTACGGCGCCCGGGCTCGGGCTCGCAGATGTTGGTtgcggcggcgggaaggagcTGCCGCCGGACCCGAACCACTTCGAGTGGCCGTCGGGCTGCGACCTGGGGTCCTACTGGAGCACCGGCGTGTTCGCGGACACCGACCCGGCGCTGTTCCTCAACCTGCCGTGA
- the LOC117842381 gene encoding protein MICROTUBULE BINDING PROTEIN 2C encodes MAEKPAGPTPRTRTRGGLAASAPSSRRLSSISYTATPNQTKKVPDPPKAVRPTRATPAKKRPQVDQAQKRREEIAALQEQVSGLQMQLLEKEEALRSAENLISRTSSANEAVDGLRSQLSEKESLIQYTGSELHGTKIMLAEKQAAIEKLEWQAKVSNEKVEELQVDVASMDAEVSALMKLFRKITENDRAPSPRDRTDDLSLECDPVQLDDVDGDIDVEKMEQEMSAYVSALAAAKENPTDEFLEAVTKARLRLQAFVL; translated from the exons ATGGCCGAGAAGCCAGCTGGCCCcaccccaaggacgaggacccGAGGCGGCCTCGCGGCCTCGGCGCCCTCATCCAG ACGGCTGTCTTCGATATCATACACCGCGACTCCGAATCAGACCAAGAAG GTGCCTGACCCCCCCAAGGCTGTAAGGCCAACCAGAGCCACGCCCGCGAAGAAGCGGCCTCAAGTGGATCAAGCACAGAAGCGGAGAGAAGAGATTGCTGCTCTGCAGGAGCAGGTTAGTGGCCTGCAAATGCAGTTGCTTGAGAAGGAAGAAGCTCTGAGATCCGCGGAGAACTTGATCAGCCGAACTAGTTCTGCGAATGAAGCTGTTGATGGGTTGAGGAGCCAGCTCTCTGAGAAGGAATCGCTGATCCAATATACCGGTTCGGAGCTGCATGGTACAAAG ATCATGCTAGCAGAGAAGCAGGCAGCAATAGAGAAGTTAGAGTGGCAGGCAAAGGTTTCAAATGAGAAGGTGGAAGAACTCCAAGTCGATGTAGCTTCTATGGATGCTGAAGTTTCTGCTCTCATGAAATTGTTCAGGAAAATAACAGAGAATGACCGAGCCCCTTCTCCGAGGGATAGAACTGACGAtttatctttggaatgtgatccAGTTCAACTTGAT GATGTGGATGGTGACATTGACGTTGAGAAGATGGAGCAGGAAATGTCGGCCTATGTCTCGGCTCTAGCTGCTGCGAAAGAGAACCCTACCGATGAGTTCCTGGAAGCAGTAACCAAGGCGAGATTAAGACTTCAGGCCTTTGTACTCTGA